The Anastrepha obliqua isolate idAnaObli1 chromosome 5, idAnaObli1_1.0, whole genome shotgun sequence DNA window tatcgtctaactcatctaaagggTGGGGTTTGAAGGAGTACTAGACTGTAAATGCCGAAGATATGGCGAAAAATGTAAATCGGTGACCCATACgctcggcaaaaaaaaaaaaaaaaaattaattgccttCGAACCGAAATACttctttaaaaaagtttaatgattTTTGTCCGGTTTTAATTTACTGGCATTTGGGTGGTGAGTTAAGTTCAATGAACTCTgggataaaaattaatttttccttgAGACAAAAACATTGATATATATCCCGCTTTAAGATCCGAATGTGTATGCCGAagatatgaaagaaaatgtgaaaaGGCGACCTCTACGCTTGGTCGTacataacttatttttattgtaagctGGAACGGTCTAGTGCACATTTTTGTCTaccgcatacattttttttcatcggAAAATTCTTCATGTTTActgataaatagaaaataaacttaattatcTCATACAAGCGTCAGTGCTTTGCACGATCCCAGCACATGTTTGGCGGTTTCATCTTCCTCCCTGCAGAACCTGCATATTGCAATTGAATATATTCCCATTATAGTCTCACAATGCTGAGTTAGAATTCCTTTGATGATTCTCAACCattcttatttatttccatACAATCTTTAGAACGGTTTACGTTAGCACTTCCCTTCAGTGATTTTGATTGCAATATGCTTGGTAGATTGTCCCAGTAAGGCCTTGGTTTTTTCTCTGCTTTCTGAATAAGAAAAATCTTCCATTGCGTATCCCGTAAGTCCTATGTGCCCGGGAACCCATAGTATCTGTACCTGATTGTTCAGACGTAGGATATTTAGTTTATCAAACATGGCAGCACCAGTTTTGATGTAACCTGGAATTAGTGAGCAGCCTGATTGCTGCTTGTTTATCAGTAAGAATATCTATTCctgtttgttattgttgcattcAAGGTTAAAGTCGGCACATCTTTCTATTGCATAGTTTTCCGTTCGCTTCCGAGTATATTTTCCTCGACTCGCAAACGACTGAATATATTCTAGTTTATCTTGttgtataatgttttaaacggccgccgtagccgaatgggttggtgcgtgactaccaatcggaattcggagagagcGTAGGTTTTAATTttcgtgaaacatcaaaatgaagaaaaagtttgttttagACAACCCTTCACGAATCTTTTTATTGACCAGTTCAATCTTAAAGCGTTTAACAAAACTGAGCTTCGATAGCGTCGTGTTCCACGGCATTGAAACCTCAGGGGTTAGTTCAGCAAgaatataaaactaatttcctCAATGTTTCCCTGGTCCTGCCGTGAGAGTATTTGTAGCGAATGATTTGGGTAGAACAGCTAGCCTCAACGCACAGAATTTGTCTCACTTGAAGCTTCAGGTGCTTCAGGAAATATCTCTTGTTCCAAAAAGTTATTCTTCCTGTGTAACAGCtatcaataaacaaaaaaagaataggTGGTGTAACTCGTATCGGCGAAATATTTCGCATGTAATAACTGTTATGGCGCAGCGTTTTCGCGACAAAACTTATTTGTTGTAtcaatgatttatttaaataccaattttacaaaatttttaactaacaTCTTTGATAGCGCTTTTAGACACAAAATGTTCATTATGTCACATATCTTTAAAGGTACGGGAAAAACTGCTACTTTTTCCATTGCAATCTTGCAACAAATCGATACGTCCATCCGTGACTGTCAAGCGTTGATTTTGGCCCCTACTAGGGAATTGGCAACCCAAATCCAGCGCGTCGTGATGTCACTTGGTGAATACATGAAGGTTCATTCACATGCTTGCATTGGTGGTACCAACGTGCGTGAGGATGCCCGCAATTTGGATTCCGGATgtcatgttgttgttggcaCACCAGGGCGTGTTTACGACATGATTAATCGCAAAGTGCTTCGTACCCATAACATCAAGTTGTTCGTTTTGGATGAAGCCGATGAGATGTTGTCTCGTGGTTTCAAAGATCAAATCCAAGATGTTTTTAAAATGCTTCCCCCAGACGTTCAGGTCATCTTGCTATCTGCCACTATGCCGCCCGATGTTCTTGAAGTCAGCCGTTGCTTTATGCGTGATCCAGTGAGCATTTTGGTGAAAAAAGAAGAACTTACTTTGGAAGGTATTAAGCAATTTTACGTGAACGTAAAGCAAGAAAACTGGAAGCTTGGTACTTTATGCGATTTGTATGATACACTTTCAATTACTCAGTCTGTAATTTTTTGTAACACAAGGCGTaaggtaagaaattaaaatgtaacAAATTCCGTCGTAAATAGTATACTAGATAAACTATTAATTTGACAGGTGGATCAGTTGACTCAAGAAATGACAAATCACAACTTTACTGTATCTGCTATGCATGGTGATATGGAGCAACGCGATCGCGAGGTTATTATGAAGCAATTCCGTTCGGGTTCTTCACGTGTTCTTATTACTACTGATTTGCTCGCTCGAGGTATTGATGTGCAGCAAGTGTCGCTAGTCATTAACTATGACTTGCCATCGAATAGAGAAAATTACATTCATAGGTAACAATATTTGCTTCAatttgccaaatttgaaaactaATATAACATACAACTATTTTATGTAGAATCGGTCGTGGTGGACGGTTTGGTCGCAAAGGTGTTGCTATTAATTTTATAACGGACGAAGATCGGAGAATTCTTAAAGATATTGAACAATTCTACCATACCACTATTGAAGAAATGCCTGCTAATATTGCCGATTTgatttaaatagcaaaaatcgGAAGTGTCAATAAAGCAGTGAAGCAGAAAATCATCCATAACAGCAAAGAAATCAACAGAAGCTTTCTGGACATCAgattataaactaaaaaataaaataaaaagtatatctacatatacattCAGCAAGAAATGCAAGAAACTACCACATCAAAAGAAAGAAGATAATattgttttagcttttttctagaatattgatataaatttattaaaccaCAAAAAGCAACAACTATATTAATTATACTATGATAATAAACTAACTGGGCCACAAGCTCTAGCAAAGTCAGGGCCGGAGCTAATGGAGTTTTCtgcattcactttttattttgttattaacaGGGTTTGTTGTTTAACCCTTGCTAATTTATAACTCAcaggtagttgttgttgttgttgttgaggtggttgagtatttgtaCTTAAATGTGTTATGTCTTTATCCAGTTAGATCCATTTCGTGCGATCCAgattaatatcaaattttttatctcTTATGTCTGAGAtgtcattaatttgctgtaggaaatgTTTatcgaaagagcgaagtcttgtTCTGGCTAAACCTGGACATTCgtataaatagtggaaaagacgtCCTTTCACCCCCTTCGCCTGATAGCTTCtgggattgaaaggaaggttgagtctggctgcatgatcctctATCTTCCAGTGACCTGTGTTCTTAGTTTTTCATCATCAGGTCAGGATCTTTTTAAAGAATCTCACAGTTTCAGCTAGGACTTAATACCCAGCGTAAAACATCCTAGTTCCATAAAATTCTATATGGACATATTTGTATCAAGTGAAAGAAGAATGCTAAGAGGattcaaaaagattttttgcttttatttataataacccTTACAAAATAACATTAGTACCCGCGTTGAATTTTTCGTATATCAACAACACAATGTCGTAACCGTAACCTCTGTTACGTCAAATCGGTTGATTGCTTCAGTTTCGCTTAAAGCTGACTAGTGATTTGATAGTAGACTCACCTTTTGCGTTCTGCCCATTATAAATTGCTGATATTCAGCTGAAGTTGTTCCAATATTtcaaaagtctgaaaatatggaaatattgaCCAATAACttcgtttcttttttacttaatttttagctaaaaacaattaata harbors:
- the LOC129249320 gene encoding eukaryotic initiation factor 4A gives rise to the protein MDDRSDIAHEGPGGMDPEGVIESTWHEVYDNFDDMNLREELLRGIYGYGFEKPSAIQQRAIIPCVKGRDVIAQAQSGTGKTATFSIAILQQIDTSIRDCQALILAPTRELATQIQRVVMSLGEYMKVHSHACIGGTNVREDARNLDSGCHVVVGTPGRVYDMINRKVLRTHNIKLFVLDEADEMLSRGFKDQIQDVFKMLPPDVQVILLSATMPPDVLEVSRCFMRDPVSILVKKEELTLEGIKQFYVNVKQENWKLGTLCDLYDTLSITQSVIFCNTRRKVDQLTQEMTNHNFTVSAMHGDMEQRDREVIMKQFRSGSSRVLITTDLLARGIDVQQVSLVINYDLPSNRENYIHRIGRGGRFGRKGVAINFITDEDRRILKDIEQFYHTTIEEMPANIADLI